From a region of the Longimicrobiales bacterium genome:
- a CDS encoding amidase family protein: protein MITPKTSRTLLLTALLAAPLLAACSGSAADSVTFNVVEATIPEMQQEMEEGRLTSRQLVEAHLIRIAMYEERVNAVIAINPNALADAERLDQERADGHVRGPLHGIPVALKDNVHTMDMPTTGGAKAFEDYFPPYEATITTNLREAGAIIIAKTVMTELANFTAAGMPGNYSAIGGYGLNPYDPRRDPRDGRNDGRPVMGVGGSSSGIGTAMSFWAANVGTETSGSILSPANSNMLAAIKPTVGRISRYGIIPISGDQDTAGPMARTVTDAAILLGVLESASPDPNDAVTTLCQVPANGDYTTFLNLDGLQGARIGIPRALYYDSIQVPGTNRWQSRMNEESRAVMADAIAILETQGAIVVDPADIPSVIDTDPATSLVTNGGSSVLNYGMKRDFNAWLATLGETAPVKTLTELREWNLAHRSMGAIKYEQARLDGADAIDLEADRAQYEADLMQDNVLNATRGIDAAMTEHELDALLFPSSSGAGIAAKPGYPTVIVPFAFVANDGGPDMPAGFDAKPRPFGVSFTGSACSEPRLIELAYAFEQASMRRVTPPEMN from the coding sequence CCCGAAGACGTCCCGAACGCTTCTGCTCACAGCCCTGCTCGCTGCCCCGCTACTCGCAGCCTGCAGCGGATCCGCAGCTGACTCGGTGACATTCAATGTGGTGGAAGCCACGATTCCTGAAATGCAGCAGGAGATGGAAGAAGGGCGCCTGACATCCCGTCAGCTCGTCGAGGCCCACCTGATCCGCATCGCCATGTACGAGGAACGGGTGAACGCGGTCATCGCGATCAATCCGAACGCATTGGCCGATGCCGAGCGGCTCGACCAGGAGCGTGCAGACGGTCACGTACGTGGTCCGCTTCATGGTATTCCCGTTGCACTGAAGGACAATGTCCACACCATGGATATGCCGACCACGGGCGGAGCCAAAGCGTTTGAAGACTATTTCCCGCCGTACGAGGCGACCATCACGACCAATCTCCGTGAAGCCGGAGCGATCATCATTGCCAAGACGGTCATGACCGAGCTCGCGAACTTCACAGCTGCCGGCATGCCGGGGAACTACAGCGCGATCGGTGGCTACGGGCTCAATCCGTATGACCCCCGCCGTGATCCTCGTGACGGTCGAAACGATGGCCGGCCCGTCATGGGTGTTGGCGGGTCGAGTTCAGGGATCGGAACTGCGATGAGTTTCTGGGCGGCGAACGTCGGAACGGAGACATCCGGATCGATCCTTTCTCCGGCCAACTCGAACATGCTCGCAGCGATCAAGCCCACGGTCGGGCGAATCAGTCGATACGGCATCATTCCGATCAGTGGGGACCAGGATACTGCTGGCCCGATGGCCCGGACCGTCACGGACGCGGCCATTTTATTGGGGGTGTTAGAGAGCGCATCGCCTGATCCGAACGATGCGGTCACCACGCTCTGTCAGGTCCCGGCGAACGGAGACTACACGACCTTCCTCAACCTGGACGGCCTGCAGGGTGCCCGGATCGGCATCCCGAGAGCCCTGTACTACGACTCGATTCAGGTGCCGGGCACCAACCGATGGCAGAGCCGGATGAATGAGGAGAGTCGAGCCGTCATGGCCGATGCGATCGCCATCCTAGAGACCCAGGGGGCAATCGTCGTCGACCCTGCCGACATCCCGAGTGTCATCGACACGGATCCGGCCACGAGCCTGGTCACGAACGGTGGAAGCAGTGTCTTGAACTACGGCATGAAACGAGACTTCAATGCATGGCTTGCTACGCTGGGCGAGACCGCACCAGTGAAGACGCTCACCGAGCTACGTGAATGGAATCTCGCGCACCGCTCCATGGGCGCGATCAAATACGAGCAGGCACGGCTCGACGGTGCAGACGCGATCGACCTCGAAGCCGATCGCGCTCAGTATGAGGCTGACCTCATGCAGGACAATGTGCTTAACGCGACGCGCGGAATCGACGCGGCCATGACCGAGCATGAGCTCGACGCATTGCTCTTCCCGAGTTCCAGCGGGGCCGGAATCGCGGCCAAGCCCGGGTATCCGACTGTCATCGTTCCGTTCGCCTTCGTGGCAAACGATGGCGGCCCTGACATGCCGGCAGGGTTCGATGCCAAGCCTCGCCCCTTTGGCGTGAGCTTCACCGGATCAGCTTGCTCGGAGCCACGACTGATCGAGCTTGCCTACGCTTTCGAGCAAGCATCCATGCGACGGGTCACGCCTCCGGAGATGAACTAA
- a CDS encoding 2-dehydropantoate 2-reductase N-terminal domain-containing protein produces MKAHHTGASVQAIGPLLARDRVVVSIQNGLNDFVIATAVDDDRTIGSFVPFGGFDPGASDIGVRYT; encoded by the coding sequence GTGAAGGCCCATCACACCGGGGCATCCGTCCAGGCGATCGGGCCCCTGCTGGCCCGTGACCGAGTCGTAGTCTCGATACAGAACGGACTCAACGACTTCGTCATTGCGACGGCCGTCGATGACGATCGCACGATCGGTTCGTTCGTGCCCTTCGGCGGATTCGACCCGGGAGCATCCGACATCGGAGTACGCTACACCTGA
- a CDS encoding carbonic anhydrase — translation MTLPAAEALARLQDGNARFVADAPNLTVAEAHHRRAEVVDGQAPFAIILGCSDSRVPAEVIFDQGLGDLFVIRVAGNIAASSQVGSVEFAATEFGTRLVVVMGHTGCGAVLETLKQIRGAGAAPSANLQSIVDRIRPAVERLASAAPGWTPESLIGDAVRTNVGTSMNDLTAHSDLLHRLVDGGGLHVVGAEYCLETGVVEFF, via the coding sequence ATGACGCTTCCTGCTGCTGAAGCCCTCGCCCGCCTGCAAGATGGAAACGCCCGATTCGTGGCAGATGCACCGAATCTGACGGTGGCCGAGGCGCACCACCGTCGGGCCGAAGTGGTAGACGGGCAGGCACCATTCGCCATCATCCTCGGGTGTTCGGACTCACGCGTCCCAGCTGAGGTGATTTTCGATCAAGGGCTGGGTGATCTCTTCGTGATCCGTGTCGCCGGAAATATCGCGGCCTCATCTCAGGTGGGCAGCGTCGAATTTGCTGCGACTGAGTTCGGAACACGCCTCGTCGTTGTGATGGGGCACACCGGCTGCGGTGCGGTCCTGGAGACGCTTAAGCAGATCAGGGGCGCGGGGGCGGCTCCTTCTGCGAATCTGCAGTCCATCGTGGACCGAATTCGTCCCGCGGTCGAACGACTTGCGTCAGCGGCCCCGGGGTGGACGCCCGAATCGCTCATCGGGGACGCGGTCCGGACGAACGTCGGCACGTCCATGAATGACCTCACCGCCCATTCCGACCTGCTACATCGACTCGTCGACGGGGGAGGTCTGCATGTGGTTGGCGCCGAGTACTGTCTCGAGACCGGCGTCGTCGAGTTCTTCTGA